The window CTAGCTGCTCATGTgatgttttgattatttcacACTAGCCGAATGACTGTGGGAAAAGTTGCATTTTACCAAGCGTCGGTACGAACACTGGCGGGATATATCAAGACTCATATGCTGCATAAAAATGACTCAGCTATGAGTGCTGTCCGCTGTGTTTGTCGACCTGCCCTGAAAGTAAAGCGGTCTTGAACTTAGCCGTCCAGTCTTCTAACTTTAGAGCATGCAAGCGAGTTAGCTAATGTTCATACCCGATCCTTTGGTACATTATGTCCCTGGCTGAGTGAAACTTAAGATTTTCAACTGTATATTAAATACCCTCAACTTTTCTTAAACCAATACCGCGCTGCCACTCAAGATAAACCAGTTTTATACGTTTAGTCGCGGCGTTTATTTGTCATTTGCTCAACTTGTACTGGTGGGCCTTAGATAATTGACGCTGATCCACTCGTACAACTCTTTCATGTTTTAACAATTTGTGGAAGCACGTGGGTTTTCAGAGGCGTTGGGACCAAAAAAATGTTAACTATATTTCTAAATACTTCGTGGATATTTTGACATTTAATCGTTGTTGGATAATGTATTGCAGTTAAATGCTAAATTGCTTGTACATCCCCAACTCGTCATTTGAGCTGTCAACATCATGGGATTTTAAATGAGGATCGTCATGAAAAtgatttaaacaaataaaagtaattaattacttttttgAGTGTGTgcgccatttttttttttagcaaaaaccAAGCAAAAGTTCAATGATAAGTCAACagttttagaattttttttttttagtagatTATTAGAGAAGCTCAGTGAAATAAGTACTTGTTGGCTATAATTTTCCATTCAGGTACAATTAAGCAGTAATAGAAGGGCAAGCTTCAAGATGACATTAAAGTGGCTTTATTCAAACCACAGACTCTGGAAATAGGTTTTGTTCAGATATTAAAACGCATGAAGGAAATCTTTTCTAATTATTATACAAAATATCTGTGGTCAGTGCAAATAATCACAGTTGATCAAGAATATAAGTAAAACTAGACTTTGTTATGGCACACAATGTGACAATAGTCACCATTCCCCAGGGGCAGCAACTCATGGATATCAAGAAAGCATCATTTTAATTCAAATCTTGCAAGTTATGGGTCTTTGAAATAATTGTCATGTGATCGTGTAATAATGGTGCCACGGTACAGACTGAACAATAACAGACTAAAATTAGATTTAGCATAAACATATTTAACTGATATAATAGATGATTGAATATGTCTttggtttttctgttttctaatTCTCTCTCTCACGGTTACCTGCCATTTCCTCTGTTTTTGCACAGGGGAGTGATGGCGGCGTCAGACTGCTACATTGTGCACGAAATCTACAACGGGGAGAATGCGCAGGACCAGTTTGAGTATGAGCTGGAGCAGGCTCTGGAGGCCCAGTATAAATACATTGTTATTGAGCCCACGCGGATCGGAGATGAGACGGCCCGTTGGATTACGGTCGGGAACTGCCTGCACAAGACGGCCGTGTTGTCAGGTGCTGCATGCCTCCTGACGCCACTTTCGCTGCCCACCGAATACTCGCGTTATGTTGCGTTGCCTGCTGGCGCCCTCAGTGTGGCCTGTGCTGCCCTCTACGGGATTTCGTGGCAGTTTGATCCCTGCTGCAAGTACCAGGTGGAATATGACAGCCAAAAACTCTCGCGGCTGCCCCTGCATACACTAACCTCCTCAACACCCGTGGTGTTGGTACGCAGGGATGACGTCCACAGAAAGAGACTCCATAATACGATAGCACTGGCCGCCCTGGCGTATTGCGCCAAGAAGATCTATGAACTCTATGCCGTATGAGTGCACTCTGAAGAGGATTTAAgaaccaacataaaaaaggaaaaaaaaaaaggaaagaaaaaaaaccagaaCCTACCCCAACCCCCCCGATTTAAGAAAAGTGGAAGTCAAGATCAGGCCCAGCGGTTAGCTCCACTTGTGATGGGTGCTTCCATTTTGAACTGTGATCAGAGGGATATAGTTAAAACTAGAAGgaattgtttttttcccccttacatTTCCTTTACTTCTATGTGACATCAACAGAGCACCTATCTCCATATTACTCATGCGCCTCctcccctgctctctccacctGCATCCCTGACACACAACGAGCCAGTGCAGAAGGGTATTGCAGCAGTTCCTGTGAACTGAATTGCATAGGAGTTGAAATGGGAAAGACATTTTTTGTGTACCACGCTCTTCTTCCCCTTCCCTCGTAGTTTTACTGTACCCCTTTCTTGCTGATCAGTACGTCACCGTTTCATTAAACATTAGGATATTTCAAACTCacttttctgtattttattttactttttcattAAATGTATTCTGCACTATGTCTGGAAAAGAGCAAATTGCTCCAAGTTATTTTAGATTGATTTATATAAGTAGACTGTGTGGGTTTTATTGAGTCCAAGTAAGAGCATTTGAGACCGTGATGTGGCGCCATGTCCTGTAAAGATGTTTTATTATATTGACATCAAGACAGACCTAATGTAGAGACTGGTTGATGCTACAGATAATACGCAAGTCAAAGAAATTGCCACGTTCctctatataatttatttttgaCGAACTAATGCTGGTTATTACACGAGGGGGGGGATTGTAAACATGAAATGAAGGTTGTGTTGTGATATGATAAGAGACTTCCAACaactggataataaactggaatCCAGATATGAATGGGTTAACTCCTCAGTGACATTACATTTCAGACACAAATTCAAAAgtacattttatttagtttcatTATGTACAGAACATGTTTTTCATTGATTAAAAAGGACTGCAGTGCATTTTTAAATGTTCAGCTGTTTACACACATCTGGAATTTATAACCAGGTGCTAAAGGTTTTCTCACACAATTTCCGAATAATATGGCAATGTGTATGGAACTAGTTCAGACTGCTGAGACACAGGATGCTGGCTGAGAAGAGTCCATGGACAAACTAGCTTTGCTGCCTTTTTCACGCTGACACATTGCTTCAGTAGGCTCAGTTTTGTGTCTCATGTGGAAACCACAGGCACACAGAGTTATGCAGCACTTGCATTTCCCTCTTGGTATAAATTTtagatcaataaaaaaaaaagcctttattACTGAGAGATTATGTCAGAACCAGCTATGCTATTTATTCTCTATAGTTTATGTATCATACAAGATTATTGAAGCATTCagattggcttttttttttccagcttacTTGCTGAAACTAGTGGTGGTCCACTGGAATATTGCTACACACAAACCAGTTTTAAGAGGCACTGCTTGGTCTCTTGTCACAGGTATGTTCCAGCCATCACGCAGATCAGAAGGATGTGTATGTGACTCTTCTTAGCCGATTGTCATGCTTGAATTCACCTGATGTTTTATTGATTCATGTTAATGTAGTCTGGATAACCCTTTTCCAACTTTGTGGCCCAAAATGATTAACAGCTTGttcaaatgattttaaaaagtgttGTGACAAACACATATTTTCCTGATTAAAGTCAATGAATATATAAATCAACTGCTATGTGTATATTTGGCGGGATAAGCAGATTCAACAATATCACAAAAATATCTAGAAACTTACAGGCGTATGAAACTTCAACTCCCAGAATTCTTCGCGGTGGCTGCGCAAAATGCAGTTGCCTGTCGTAAAACGTTGAGTTGTTTGTCAGTCAAGCCCCGGAACTGCTCATTTTCACCAACACATGCCGCCTCTTCTTTATTCAGCCAAACAACAACTCCGGTGAGCTCTTAAATAGGTCTGGAAACAGTACGTGTTTGTGAGTTGTCATTCTTTGGACTGTGGAtgctagctaacgttagcattagCGTTATTAGTCATTTAATTTCGTAGCATACCACCTACCATTCTGTGCACAGCAAACTAACGCGAAACCCCATTGTATTATTACATGATGTGTAAGGTTTAAACTCCACACTTGCATTAGGTGCAAATTTAACCAACCTTACCAACTTTGTGCAGGTTGCTACATTTAAATATCCATTGTTCTTATTTTCAAAATGGCTTCAGATGACACATTGTCAGAAATCATCAGATATCTGCAGCAAAGTGCTGAAAAACGCAGACAGTCGAGTGATTGTCTTCACAACATTTGTCAGCTGCGAGAACAGACGGACAAGGTCATGAAACCTACAAGGACACATTGACGAAAAAATGTTCACTTAGTTCTGGCCTTAATCTCAACAAGTTCAGTACTGATTGTTTGAAAAGTTGTCATGGCTCATTTGACTAAATTGTGCACAGATGTACCAACATCAGATCCCAAGAAAAATCTTAAACCATTTGTAGTAACTGTTGACACTGAAATTCCCTTTAATTTTCATATCACTTTGTAACACACTATATATAGAAGTGTTGGAAAAGACAGTTGAAGGCCTTTAAAAACCATTCACATTGTCCTGGTTTATTTCTATTCTCTCCAAAACTAGATTTCCAACAAAAGAATAGCTCTTCAACAAGATATTGTTTGCATGATCAAAGATACTCTTTGAATAAGTCATTAATCCTGTAAATCACAACAAAGTATTCAAAATAATCACCAGCGGTACAGCTTCCGTTTGCTTGCTAAGTGTAAAGTTCAGCTCAGTTCTAGACAACAACTCAGTGTTTTGGATACAGAGTGAGGAGTTTTATGAATAAATTATTATCAAATGCCGATTCTAATGATGTTAAGAATCTGACTAAACAAGAATAATTTTACATATTGATTAGGGGCTTTCTGTGGAGCAGAGGGAGTGATTTGCAGACATGGAGAGGGTCATGGGAGGAGGACTGCTTCCACTGGTTTTAACAAGTGTGGGAGTCTTGCTGCTGTATCGAGTACTTGTCCGCCTTAGACGCGGAGTTTCTGTGCAAGGTGCAGTCGTGGTCATCACAGGGGCCAGCTCTGGACTTGGAAAAGGTTGGCCAGCCGCTCATTACCTTTTCAGCTGAGCTTACTGATGAATGATCTGTAACAACAAGTATCTTTTTTGGCGTTGTAGAGTGTGCACGAGTCTTTCACGCCGCAGGTGCTCGGCTTGTGCTGTGTGGAAGAGATGAAGGCCGCCTGCAACAGGTGGTCAAGGAGCTTACAGCAAGTTCAGCCGATACACAGCGGCaggcatgtacacacacacgcacctaCACTGTTGGGatgttttatgaatttataactCATTTCCTCTCCCTTAAAAAGTAATTCTGGGGTGAAACACTTTGTTCAACAGCCTGCACTGCCTCAATCGTTATTATTTCGCCCACCTTTATGAAGAGAGACAGGGTTTTTCTTTACTCTGCTCTGAACCAGTACTTAACATCTATGTATCTATCGAACTGTGGGAATAAAGACTTTTAAATTAATGAAGACAGCGGATAACTGGTCTCCTTTGTTcattcaacagactttcacCCCCAGCACTGTCGTCTTCGACCTGGCTAACGCCGACAcagtgggcagagctgcagaggaGATCCTGAAATGTTACGGACAAGTGGATGTCCTCATCAATAACGCTGGAATTAGTTACCGTGGCAACATTCTAGACACCCATATTTCAGTTCAGCGGGATGTTATGGAAACAAATTACTTTGGACCAGTTGCTCTTACTCAAGGTTAGTGAGAAGAACAGTCTGGTTTCTGTCATTCTTATTTGTTATTTGATTTTCATTGTGGTTGCCAGATCTGAGATgagtaaagtttaaaaaaaaaaaaaaaaaaaaaaaaagaagcctgaAAAGTAAAATTGGAGTCAAACCATGGATCACATCTTATAATTGAAATAAAATGGGCATCAGGATATGTCTGGGACTGATTTccgtttccttccttccttccttcacaGCCCTCCTGCCCTCCTTGGTCCAGAAGCGCAGCGGCCATATTGTGGTCATCAGCAGCGTCCAGGGAAAGATAGCCATTCCTTACAGATCAGCTTGTAAGTTTTCTGTATAGGACGTCGTAGTCAAGagggttcttttttttctttttttttgtaaatgataAATGATGAAGTGTCTGTTTATAATGTGACCAGATGCAGCCTCTAAACACGCCACCCAGGCCTACTTTGACTGCTTACGGGCAGAAATGGAGCACTATGGGATCCCAGTGACAGTGATCAGCCCCGGGTACATACGAACCAATCTGTCAGTCAATGCTGTCACCGGAGACGGCTCCAAGTATGGAGGTGAGGCAGTGAGAGGAAGCATGGGACTCTTTTTGACTAAAAAGAcagttaatttgtttgtttatacATATTGTGCCTCTTGAACGACCTCTTCTAAAGCTGCCAGAGCACCATTTTGTCAGTTGTGATGCCCATTGTTGAGGAAGAAAACTGTGTGTTTGAAGCGCTGTTATATACGCAATGACCAGTACGGTGAACCTTAGCACCCCTTACCATTATTTTACTGCTACTGCAAAAACCTGTTTTGCTTTTCTATTGTGGAGTGTTGAATATGtgataaagaaaaaactgtGCTTTCACCCTAGTAATCGGAACAGCTTTCTGTATAATGAGAACTTAATGGCTCTTTCGTGTTGTTTCTCATCTTTGCAACACTGCCCACAGTCTTGGATAAAACCACAGCGACGGGTTGGGAACCCAGGGACGTGGCCCACGCTGTCCTAAAGGCCGTCCGTCAGAGAAGCAAAGATGTTGTTTTGGCTGGACCTGTGCCCACTGTGGCCGTTTACCTCAGAACACTGTGGCCTGCACTTTTCTTCAAACTTATGTCTTCTCGCGCTCGCAAAGAACAGAAACCTAAAGATGAGTGACGCAGCAGCGGGTGGGCAACAAATCAGAAACCCGGCTTCTGTAAATGGACCCCAAGTGGACTTAAgatgtggatggatggagctcTTCCTTGCAGTGGTGGACTTGTTTGCACTGTAAGGAAAACCCGTGTGTTGTTGTAACCGCTGTAACATACATGACTAATCAGGTAGGTGAGGCTGGATTGTTCATTGTCTCGTCTGGAAATAAAATTAGTAATAAtccctttttaaaaatggagCAGGAACATTGGTTTGTGTTTAATTAGTCAGAACCAGTGTACTGTGGTCTATCTAAAGCAAGGagtgaaatatgaacacacaAAGAAATGCAGGGTTTGATCAAATTATCTTATTTGCACTTCTGTTGGAGGACATACCCACAGCAGTTAACAGTTCATCTGCTTTTTCCAACAATCTTTTAGAAACGTAGCTGCTTTTGAAATGTTTCTGGGACGAGTGTTCATGTAGTCGTTCTATGCAAGGGAAATACTGCTTATCTCTgtgcgggggggggggaagcttccaattttgtgtttcctgttcaACTGAGGCCGTTTTCACACACTTCCTTTTTTCCAGCTGGATAAAGCAATATCCCAACTCCGCTGTGTTAGCCCGCCATGTACGTTTCGGTTACTTTAATTGGAACAGTAAGGGATTCAGTGGTTGTTGAATCACCTTCTAAAAAGTGCAACCAGACCTTAAACGTCCAAAGCAATTTAATTGACATGCGGTGGTGTCGAGGAATACGAAGACGCCAATTCTTAACGTGTTATTGCAAGGCGGTCCAGCTCAAATGTCCTGCCTTGCTGCAAAAGCTTATTTACAGAAATCATAGAGGAATGACTTCAGTACCACATTGTCATTCTTATATTAGAAATGGACAGAACCTTCAGAAGCAGACTGCCTTAGTTTTAAGGCAAGGAGAAATCTACATAACAATCAGTAAAATACTCCTGACAGTAGTAGGTGTAGCTCAGAAAGTAGTCGTTGGGCATTAACAACAGCAGGGCACGCTGATCTGAGCCACAGGGTCATTTCCTCTGCTGCGGATAAGTTCCTCCATGTGTTTAGTAAGCATGACAAAAGCTTTACTGTTCCTCAGCTGACAGCTTCAATGACAACTTGTAATTTCCTTAAACCAAATATGTGCTACAAAACTTGGAACATTGTAGGTATATTTGTAGTTTAGAGGGTGGGGGTGTTTCATAtcagccactttttttttttacatctggaTAACATGACAGACCAACAACTGCTACGCCCAAaaccacataaaaaaaaaaattgtgtgtgCTAATTTGTAAAAATTTCAATTTGAGCCGGTTTCCTATCACACAATGAATCCAAGAAGCAGCCAGAGTTTTATAACTATCTTTATACACAGATTTAAAAACACCTTTTACAAACTGAAAACagggtttttttccttttaagatGTCACCTTAATATTAAGTTAAACGGAaaccacttttcttctt is drawn from Odontesthes bonariensis isolate fOdoBon6 chromosome 21, fOdoBon6.hap1, whole genome shotgun sequence and contains these coding sequences:
- the tmem11 gene encoding transmembrane protein 11, mitochondrial, which gives rise to MASLGRRRGVPVSRERGVMAASDCYIVHEIYNGENAQDQFEYELEQALEAQYKYIVIEPTRIGDETARWITVGNCLHKTAVLSGAACLLTPLSLPTEYSRYVALPAGALSVACAALYGISWQFDPCCKYQVEYDSQKLSRLPLHTLTSSTPVVLVRRDDVHRKRLHNTIALAALAYCAKKIYELYAV
- the dhrs7b gene encoding dehydrogenase/reductase SDR family member 7B, with translation MERVMGGGLLPLVLTSVGVLLLYRVLVRLRRGVSVQGAVVVITGASSGLGKECARVFHAAGARLVLCGRDEGRLQQVVKELTASSADTQRQTFTPSTVVFDLANADTVGRAAEEILKCYGQVDVLINNAGISYRGNILDTHISVQRDVMETNYFGPVALTQALLPSLVQKRSGHIVVISSVQGKIAIPYRSAYAASKHATQAYFDCLRAEMEHYGIPVTVISPGYIRTNLSVNAVTGDGSKYGVLDKTTATGWEPRDVAHAVLKAVRQRSKDVVLAGPVPTVAVYLRTLWPALFFKLMSSRARKEQKPKDE